A portion of the Symphalangus syndactylus isolate Jambi chromosome 13, NHGRI_mSymSyn1-v2.1_pri, whole genome shotgun sequence genome contains these proteins:
- the ODAD3 gene encoding outer dynein arm-docking complex subunit 3 isoform X4, whose amino-acid sequence MHPPVAPCRKLRCPPTRSFTPTRGRSKEGDRKAFFESSQWNIKKNQETISQLREETKALELKLLDLLKGDEKVVQAVIHEWKWEKPYLKNRTVQALEHLDHRLREKVKRQNALRHQVVLRQRRLEELQLQHSLRLLEMAEAQNRHTEVAKTMRNLENRLEKARMKAQEAEHITSVYLQLKAYLMDESLNLENRLDSMEAEVVRTKHELEALHVVNQEALNARDIAKNQLQYLEETLVRERKKRERYLSECKKRAEEKKLENERMERKTHREHLLLQSDDTIQDSLHAKEEELRQRWSMYQMEVIFGKVKDATGTAETHSLVQRFLAQGDTFAQLETLKSENEQTLVRLKQEKQQLQRELEDLKYSGEATLVSQQKLQAEAQERLKKEERRHAEAQDQLERALRAMQVAKDSLEHLASKLIHITVEDGRFAGKELDPQADNYLPNLLGLVEEKLLKLQAQLGSHDVQEMLRHIANREFLASLEGRLPEYNTRIALPLATSKDKFFDEESEEEDSEVVTRASLKIRSQKLIESHKKHRRSRRS is encoded by the exons AGGGTGACCGGAAGGCTTTTTTTGAGAGCTCTCAGTGGAACATCAAGAAGAACCAGGAGACCATCAGTCAGCTCCGCGAGGAGACTAAGGCACTGGAACTAAAGCTGCTGGACCTGCTCAAG GGAGATGAGAAAGTGGTCCAGGCAGTGATTCACGAATGGAAATGGGAGAAGCCATACCTGAAGAATAGGACAGTCCAG GCCCTGGAGCACCTAGACCACCGGCTGAGGGAGAAGGTGAAGCGGCAGAACGCCCTGCGGCACCAGGTGGTGTTGCGGCAGAGGAGGCTGGAGGAGCTCCAGCTGCAGCACAGCCTGCGCCTTCTGGAGATGGCGGAGGCGCAAAACAGACACACGGAGGTGGCCAAG ACCATGCGGAACCTGGAGAACCGCCTGGAGAAGGCCCGGATGAAGGCACAGGAGGCCGAGCACATTACCAGCGTGTATCTGCAGCTCAAGGCCTATCTAATG GACGAGAGCCTCAACTTGGAGAACCGGCTGGACTccatggaggctgaggtggtgagGACCAAACATGAGCTGGAGGCACTGCACGTGGTGAACCAAGAGGCCCTCAATGCCCGGGACATTGCCAAG AACCAGCTGCAGTATCTGGAGGAGACCTTGGTTCGAGAGCGCAAGAAGCGGGAACGCTACTTAAGTGAGTGCAAGAAGCGCGCCGAGGAGAAGAAACTGGAGAACGAGCGCATGGAGCGCAAG ACCCACCGGGAGCACCTGCTGCTACAGTCTGACGATACCATCCAGGACAGCCTACATGCCAAGGAGGAGGAGCTGCGGCAGCGCTGGAGCATGTACCAGATGGAGGTGATCTTTGGCAAGGTCAAGGACGCCACTGGCACTGCCGAGACGCAC TCGTTGGTGCAGCGGTTCCTGGCCCAGGGCGACACCTTCGCGCAGTTGGAGACGCTTAAGAGCGAGAACGAGCAGACGTtggtgaggctgaagcaggagaagcaACAACTGCAGCGGGAGCTGGAAGACCTCAAGTACTCCGGGGAGGCCACGCTGGTGAG CCAGCAGAAACTGCAAGCCGAGGCGCAGGAGCGTCTCAAGAAGGAGGAGCGGCGGCACGCCGAGGCCCAGGACCAGCTGGAGCGCGCCTTGCGGGCGATGCAAGTGGCCAAGGACAGCCTGGAGCACCTGGCCAGCAAGCTGATCCACATCACTGTG GAGGACGGCCGCTTCGCGGGAAAGGAGCTGGATCCCCAGGCAGATAACTATCTGCCAAACCTGCTGGGCCTCGTGGAGGAAAAGCTGCTGAAACTCCAGGCGCAGCTCGGGAGCCACGACGTGCAGGAGATGCTGCGCCACATCGCTAACCGCGAG TTCCTGGCCAGCTTAGAGGGAAGGCTGCCCGAATACAACACCCGCATCGCCCTGCCCCTTGCCACTTCCAAGGACAAGTTTTTTG ACGAAGAGAGTGAGGAGGAGGACAGCGAGGTAGTGACCCGCGCATCACTCAAGATCCGTTCCCAGAAATTAATCGAAAGTCACAAGAAGCACCGTCGCTCTCGGAGGTCCTAG